Genomic DNA from Providencia sp. PROV188:
TGATGATTGCGGCGATTTGCTTAAGCTCTATTGGCGGTTTATCGGTTGCTGCCGTGATCCCTAACAGCGAAATCAACCTATCTGCTGGTGTGGTACAAACCTTTGAGGTTCTCGTTACCCACTTTAATTCCACTTTAGAGTGGGCAGTACGGATTATTGCCGCGTTGCTATTACTCGGCGTATTAGCGGAAATTGCCTCTTGGATTGTGGGACCTTCCCGTGGGATGTATGTCGCTGCACAAAAAGGAATTCTGCCGAAAAGCTTTGCCAAAGTGAATAAAAATGGCGTGCCAGTCACGTTAGTGATTTCCCAATTATTGATCACCACGGTGGCGATTATTGTCCTTACTAACACGGGCGGCGGCGGGAATATGTCCTTCCTGATAGCGCTGGCATTAACCGTTGTTATTTATCTGTGTAGCTACTTTATGCTGTTCCTCGGTTATATGCATTTAGTCTGCAAACAATCTGATAAAAAACGGGCATTCAACGTTCCGGGCGGTAAAAGCTTTAAATTGTTAATCGCGTTTGTTGGGTTAGTGATCTCAATTCTGGCATTTGTGGTGTCATTCTTCCCACCAAGTTCATTGCCGGGCGGGGCAGATGATACGACTTACGTGACGCTGCTCGCGGTCAGTTTTGTAATTATCTTCCTGCTGCCTTTTGTGATTTATGCATTCCACAATAAAGTAGGAAAATCCACCAACGTCTCCATGGTGCATATCAAAACTCACAATGCCCCAACGAACCATTTCTTTATTCATCCACGGGCGCGTTCGCCTTATCATTTGATCCATAATGATCAGAACAAAAAATAACGTTCGACCATAAACGAAAAAGGCTGCCAATTGGCAGCCTTTTACTTATCACTAATTATAAATAACGTAATCAATTACTAGCCGGTATTACGCATTCCCGCCGCAACACCTGCAATGGTCACCATCAACGCTTGCTCCACACGCGGGTCTGGATGCTCTTGCTGACGAGAGCGTTGTAATAGCTCAGCCTGCAATACGTTCAGAGGGTCGGTATAGACATTACGCAGGGCGATAGATTCCGCAATCCACGGTAAATCCGCCATCAACGCTTCATCTTTAGAGACCGCTAAAACACTCTTAATATCTTCGGATAACTGGTCACGCAGTTTTTGTCCCAGTGGCCATAAACGTTTCTCAACGAGGCAATGGTCATAATATTCCGCTAACCATAGATCGGCTTTCGCATACACCATTTCCAGCATTGCAATACGGGTTTTGAAGAATGTCCACTCTTGCCACATTTCATCCAGTACCGCTTGCTTACTTTCTTTTTCGATGACATGTTTCAGCGCCGCACCTGCCCCTAACCATGCGGGTAACATCAATCGGTTTTGTGTCCACGCGAAAATCCAAGGAATAGCGCGAAGGGTCTCAACACCCCCAGTAGGACGACGTTTTGCAGGGCGAGAACCTAATGGCAATTTGCCCAGCTCTAACTCTGGGGTCGCCGCACGGAAATACGGGACAAAGTCAGGCTGTTCACGCACATAATCGCGATACATCGCGCAAGATACGTCTGACAACGAATTCATTACTGCCTTCCACTCTTCTTTTGGCTCTGGCGGTGGCAATAAGTTGGCTTCGAGGATAGCGCTCGCGTACATGGCTAAACTGCTAATCGTCACTTGCGGGAGACCAAACTTAAAGCGGATCATTTCGCCTTGTTCCGTCACACGCAACCCGCCTTTTAAGCTTCCCGGTGGTTGGGAAAGAAGTGCGGAATGTGCTGGCGCACCGCCACGACCAATGGTGCCGCCACGACCGTGGAACAGTGTCAGTTTCACGCCTTCTTTATCGCACAACTTAATCAGGGCATCTTGTGCACGATACTGCGCCCATGACGCTGCCATCACACCCGCATCTTTTGCAGAGTCGGAGTAACCAATCATTACCATTTGGCGATCATCAATCAGCTCACGATACCATTCAATGCTAAGCAACTTAGTCATCACGCTTTCGGCGTTATTTAAATCTTCCAGAGTTTCGAACAGTGGCGCAACCGGCAATTTAATGGAAGCACCCGCTGCTTTTAGCAGGAGTTTGACGGCTAAAACGTCGGATGGCACTTTCGCCATCGAAATCACGTAAGCGGCGATAGAGTCATTCTTCGCTTTAGCGATAACGCGGCAAGTTTCGAATACTTCTTGCGTTTCTGCTGTCGGTTGCCAATCTTGTGGGATCAGTGGACGACGAGATTGCAACTCAGTCAGTAAGAAATCTTGCTTCTCTTGTTCTGACCAATTGCCATAGTTACCCAGCCCCAAATATTCTGTCAGCTCAGACAGTGCTTCGGTATGACGAGTGCTCTCTTGGCGCACATCGATACGCACCAATTGCAGACCAAAGCTACGAATACGGCGCAACGTATCTAACAGTGAGCCATTAGCAATAATGCTCATATTGCAAGCAACGAGCGATTGATAGCATGTATACAGCGGATCCCAAAGTTGCGCGTTATCCGTCAGTAAATCCGCTGGTGGCAGAACTTGCTCACCTTTCACTCGGCGCTCTAAATAATCCAATGTAGAAAACAGTTGGCTACGCAGATTTTTGGCAATTTGGCGATAAGGCTCATCCACATCATCGCCGCCTGCGAGTGCACGCAGCTCTGGCGTCGCTTCCGTCATAGAAAGCTCTGACACCAAGACTTGAATATCTTTCAAGAATAAATCGGCAGCTTTCCAACGGCTTAATAGCAGAACATGGCGAGTCACTTCCGCGGTCACATTCGGATTACCATCACGGTCGCCGCCCATCCATGACGTAAAGCGGATTGGGTTTGCTTCGACAGGTAATTCAGCCCCAATGGACTCTTCAAGCTGTTCATTGAATTCCCGTAAAAATGCCGGAACCCCTTCCCACAACGAGTTTTCAACAACCGCAAAGCCCCATTTCGCTTCATCGATTGGCGTAGGGCGAATTTTACGAATTTCATCGGTATGCCAAGATTGCGCCACCAGTTGGCGTAAGCGACGCATAATATTGTTGCGTTCGTAATCCGCTAAATCATCATGATCGAGCTGGGATAAACAGGTGTTCACCTCAACCAATTTGTGAATTAAGGTACGTCGGGCGATTTCGGTTGGATGGGCGGTCAGCACCAGCTCAATAGAGAGCTCTTCAACGGCTTTTTGAATATCACCGTGGCTAAAATCGTGCTCTTTTAAACGCCCAAATAATTTCTGTAGGGCAACAGGGTTACTCGCCGCTTCACCGTGGGGAGAAATACTGTGGTATTGCTCTGCCACGTTGGTTAAGTTTAAGAATTGGTTGAATGCCCTCGCAACAGGTAATAGCTCGTCGTTGGTCAGTGTTTGCAAGGTCATTAATAATTTTTGGCGCTGAACTTCATTACCTGCGCGGGAGGATTTGGATAGCTTACGAATAGATTCGACTTTATCGAGGATATCTTCACCAAGAGCGTCTTTGATGGTATCACCGAGTAGCTTACCCAACATACTGACATTACTGCGCATTGCGGAATATTGCTGATTCATGGGACTCCTGATCTTGTGCTGTTGGCAGGATGCCACCCCGCTTCTCATGAACGGTTAACAAACTGCGCTGGATTTCCTGTAATAAAATTTCAGTCGGCTAGAATTATGTTTTGTGATGCAGACCGCGAATTTCACCCTGTACCCTATATTCATATCAGAAAAAAAGCGCTTTGGGTGATTTTTCTGAAATTTAATTACAGCACCATTTTTATTAATTTTTCTTATTTAAGTATTGCGTCAGCGCAATCTATCGTCGATTCAGCACTTTTAAGTCATGAATCTTATTTAAGAATAAAATAGGAATTGGAAAATTTGGGAAATGAAGAGAACGCACGCGTTTATCTAACCCGTGCGTTACTGATTTTATAAAAGCTGAGAAAGTCGATTCAGGTCAGATTGGATAGCACCGGCGGTCACATCGCGACCCGCACCTGGTCCACGGATCACCAATGGGTTATCACGGTACCAACGGCTTTCAATGGCAAAAACGTTATCCCCCGGCAATAAAGAGGCTAACGGGTGCTCAGGTTTAACCGCCTCGACACCCACTTTTGCTTTACCTTTCACTGCATCAAACCGCGCCACGTAACGTAGCACTAACCCCAGCTCCTTCGCGGCTTCTAAGCGCTGCTGCATCTGCTCGTTAATCACGGCGCTATTTTCAAAGAATTCATCCAGTGAGCCTGTTTCCGCTTGCGCTGGAACTAACGATTCCACGCGCACATCATCCGGTTCGATATCATAGCCCGCTTCTCGCGCCAGAATAATGAGCTTGCGCATCACATCTTGCCCAGATAAATCGATGCGCGGATCCGGTTCCGTTAATCCTTGCTGCCAAGCTTGCTCGACAAGCTCACTGAAAGGCACTGAGCCATCAAACTGCAAGAATAGCCACGATAATGTGCCAGAGAAGATCCCGCTGATCGCCAGAATCGCGTCACCGCTTTCTTTGAGATCGCGCACTGCGTAGTTGATCGGCAACCCAGCGCCAACGGTCGCATTATAGAGCCAATGACGCCCCGTTTTGGCGAATGCATCACGAATTTCACGATACTGCTGAGTAGGCGCTGCCCCTGCGAGTTTGTTTGCACTGATAACATGGAAACCGTAACTCGCAAAGTCCACATAACTATTAGCAAGCTCGCCACTGGCTGTGACATCCAACACAATCAGGTCATCATAAGGGTGCGCTCGCATCCATAAAAACAGATTGTCGTCCTGATGCTCGACCGCTTCATCATCAAAGAAAGCTAATGCACGGCTTGGGTCAATACCTTGGTAATTCAATAAACTGCGGCGACTATCCACGACACCCGCCAAAACAAAGTCAAAGTCACTGCGAGCAGAAATATTTTGCTGCTCAACCGAAAACAGCTCTAACCAACGGGCGCCAATATTCCCTTTACCAAATAATACTAAGCCGATGCGCTTTTCGGCGCGGAATAAGCTTTGGTGCATACCTTGAATGATATGCTCAGTTTGATTAGTACGCAGTACCGCGACTAAGCTAATGCCATCTTCTGAGTGCCAGATAAACTCAACCGGCTGCCCTTTAAGCTCTTCATAAAAACGGTGGCTATGCAGCGGTTTTTTACACACACCAGCGCCAACCAGAGCCACCAGTGAAAAACCTTCACGTAATGAAAGAGACCCAGGCAATGCCGCTTCTTCCAATACATTCAACGCGCTTTCCACCACTTCCGAGGTGTAGCACAGTTGCAAGATAGCGCGGTCATGGTGAACGCCTCGCGCCAATGGGCGAAGTTGTACGCGTTTTAATAATAAATCCACATCCTTGCAGATTTGGTTGAAGTCGCGCCCTGCAGCAATTCGCAGCTCAATTAAGCACACATCGTTGTGGCTGGTGACAATTTTTGCCCCCGTCCCCGAGGCTAATACACGCTCAATTTTGGTGGAGCCTTGCTCCGGCTGGTAGCTACAGCGCAGCTGCAAATCAATATTGCTGACGGAAACAGGCTGCAAAGTACGCGTATGTAAGACAGGCGCAGCAAGGCGAGCCAATTCACTCGCTTCATCTAAACGCAATAACGGCAATAGACATGCATCTTTCACCTTGCGAGGATCCGCACTGTATACCCCTGCCACATCACTCCAAATAGTGACTTTGCCGACATCCGCTAATGCCCCTACTTGGGTAGCCGAATAGTCACTGCCATTACGTCCTAACAGGACGGTTTCACCTTTTTGATTACGGGAGATAAACCCTGTGACCACAAGACGGCGCTGAGGATGTTGCACCAGTAATTGCTGTAGGAGATGGCGGGATTGAACCTCATCCACCTGTGGCTGCGCTGCTCTTTCTGCACGTAAAAATGTACGTGCATCTAGCCAAGCGCTTGCCATATCAAACTGTTCAAGCACGGCAGACATTAAACGTGCAGACCAAATTTCACCATGCCCCACAACTTCTGCGTAGGCAGCATCATTGATAGGTTTATCCAGTAGCCCACTGAGTCGTTCTAAATCCGCAACAAATAGCTGATTGAGCTCATTAGCCTTCTCTTCAGGCAGTAAACCACTGATCAAATCTTGCTGGTAGCGGCGTAGCGCTTGCTGCACTTGATGGGCAGAAATACGGTCACTCTGGCTTAATTTAAGCCAACTTATCAGCTGGTTTGTGGTACTCCCTGCCGCAGAAACAACCATTAAATCGCCGGGTTGGCTGTAGTTCGCCATAATGGTGGCGACACGCTGATAACATTTCACATCAGCTAAGCTACTTCCCCCAAACTTGTGTAACTGTCGGTGACAAGGGATCACCTCAAATGCTGTTATTGCACTCATCAAAAACTCCGCTAACGTTATGACGCAACCTTAAATGCGTGGCTTAAATCTGCGATAAGATCCTGACTATCTTCAAGACCGACTGAAATGCGCAATAAACTATCAGTAATACCTGCTGCGGCTCGCGCTTCAGGAGACATGCCAGCATGGGTCATGGTCGCCGTATGGGAAATCAAAGTTTCTACACCACCGAGAGATTCCGCTAATGTAAACAAGCTCAGCGCCTGTAAAAACTGACGAAGTTGCGCTTCATCGCCTGCAAATTCAAAACTTAACATTGCGCCAAAGCCAGATTGTTGCGCGGCGGCAATGTGATGTCCCGGATGATCACTCAAGGCAGGATAATATATTTTCTTCACCAGCGGCTCAGTTTTAAGATATTTTACGATTTCACCCGCATTATGCTGCTGCTGTTTTATGCGAGGCAACAATGTTCTCATACCTCTGAGTAGCAGATAACTGTCAAATGCACCGCCAGTGACACCGATATTATTCGCCCACCATGCTAATTCTAGAGCCCATTTCTCTTCTTTTGCAATCACCGCACCCGCAATAATATCTGAATGACCATTGAGATATTTTGTACAAGAATGTACAACAAAATCAGCACCTAACGCTAATGGTTGCTGTAATGCAGGGCTTAAAAATGTGTTATCCACCACCACCAAAGCCCCTGCTTGATGTGCAAGCGTCGAAATATGTTGGATATCGTAAATTCTCAGTAACGGGTTACTTGGGGTTTCAATGAGTACCAGTTTGGGTTTTCTCGCTAATGCCGCTTGCAACGCAGATTCGTCACTTTGATCAACAAATTCAACCTGATAAGCCCCTTTTTGGCTCAAGCTATTAAATAAACGGTAGCTGCCGCCATAGCAATCGTGCGGAGCAACGAGCAAATCACCCGGCTGTAATAATACCGTGCATAATAGATGGAGAGCCGACATCCCGCTGTTAGTCATCACGGCACCACTTCCCCCTTCTAGCTGTGCCAGTGTTCGCTGCACAATATCTCGCCCAGGATTACCACGACGGGAGTAGTCATGGGTTCTTGGCTCATTGAAATCTGTAAAATTATAGGTGCTAGATAAATAGATGGGAGGAACAACGCAACCAAATTGCGAGTCTTCATTGAGTCCATTATGTATCGCGATAGTGGATGCTTTGTATGTCATGAGTGTCTCTCCAAGTATGGGATAGCTCAAATCATACTCAAAGCAAATTTAGCCGTCAACATGTCTGGACGTCTAAACCTCTTTACGTTTATAACAACTAATGGAATAATCAGCCATAATAATTATGTGCCAATGGATAGTTAGACCACCTTACCGGCATATAAAAAGACTTAATTTATTGATTTTAATACGCATTAAATAATAACTTAAGCCCTTTATTCTTAACCCGTATGCTGAGTGTATCTTGAAAAAAATTCATCTTCAGGATCAGGAAACTGACACTCGTATATTATTTTATTATCAATGAATATATCCAAGGTATCTCATGGCTGAATGGAACGGTGAATATGTCAGTCCGT
This window encodes:
- a CDS encoding bifunctional aspartate kinase/homoserine dehydrogenase II, with the translated sequence MSAITAFEVIPCHRQLHKFGGSSLADVKCYQRVATIMANYSQPGDLMVVSAAGSTTNQLISWLKLSQSDRISAHQVQQALRRYQQDLISGLLPEEKANELNQLFVADLERLSGLLDKPINDAAYAEVVGHGEIWSARLMSAVLEQFDMASAWLDARTFLRAERAAQPQVDEVQSRHLLQQLLVQHPQRRLVVTGFISRNQKGETVLLGRNGSDYSATQVGALADVGKVTIWSDVAGVYSADPRKVKDACLLPLLRLDEASELARLAAPVLHTRTLQPVSVSNIDLQLRCSYQPEQGSTKIERVLASGTGAKIVTSHNDVCLIELRIAAGRDFNQICKDVDLLLKRVQLRPLARGVHHDRAILQLCYTSEVVESALNVLEEAALPGSLSLREGFSLVALVGAGVCKKPLHSHRFYEELKGQPVEFIWHSEDGISLVAVLRTNQTEHIIQGMHQSLFRAEKRIGLVLFGKGNIGARWLELFSVEQQNISARSDFDFVLAGVVDSRRSLLNYQGIDPSRALAFFDDEAVEHQDDNLFLWMRAHPYDDLIVLDVTASGELANSYVDFASYGFHVISANKLAGAAPTQQYREIRDAFAKTGRHWLYNATVGAGLPINYAVRDLKESGDAILAISGIFSGTLSWLFLQFDGSVPFSELVEQAWQQGLTEPDPRIDLSGQDVMRKLIILAREAGYDIEPDDVRVESLVPAQAETGSLDEFFENSAVINEQMQQRLEAAKELGLVLRYVARFDAVKGKAKVGVEAVKPEHPLASLLPGDNVFAIESRWYRDNPLVIRGPGAGRDVTAGAIQSDLNRLSQLL
- the metB gene encoding cystathionine gamma-synthase; the encoded protein is MTYKASTIAIHNGLNEDSQFGCVVPPIYLSSTYNFTDFNEPRTHDYSRRGNPGRDIVQRTLAQLEGGSGAVMTNSGMSALHLLCTVLLQPGDLLVAPHDCYGGSYRLFNSLSQKGAYQVEFVDQSDESALQAALARKPKLVLIETPSNPLLRIYDIQHISTLAHQAGALVVVDNTFLSPALQQPLALGADFVVHSCTKYLNGHSDIIAGAVIAKEEKWALELAWWANNIGVTGGAFDSYLLLRGMRTLLPRIKQQQHNAGEIVKYLKTEPLVKKIYYPALSDHPGHHIAAAQQSGFGAMLSFEFAGDEAQLRQFLQALSLFTLAESLGGVETLISHTATMTHAGMSPEARAAAGITDSLLRISVGLEDSQDLIADLSHAFKVAS
- the ppc gene encoding phosphoenolpyruvate carboxylase — encoded protein: MNQQYSAMRSNVSMLGKLLGDTIKDALGEDILDKVESIRKLSKSSRAGNEVQRQKLLMTLQTLTNDELLPVARAFNQFLNLTNVAEQYHSISPHGEAASNPVALQKLFGRLKEHDFSHGDIQKAVEELSIELVLTAHPTEIARRTLIHKLVEVNTCLSQLDHDDLADYERNNIMRRLRQLVAQSWHTDEIRKIRPTPIDEAKWGFAVVENSLWEGVPAFLREFNEQLEESIGAELPVEANPIRFTSWMGGDRDGNPNVTAEVTRHVLLLSRWKAADLFLKDIQVLVSELSMTEATPELRALAGGDDVDEPYRQIAKNLRSQLFSTLDYLERRVKGEQVLPPADLLTDNAQLWDPLYTCYQSLVACNMSIIANGSLLDTLRRIRSFGLQLVRIDVRQESTRHTEALSELTEYLGLGNYGNWSEQEKQDFLLTELQSRRPLIPQDWQPTAETQEVFETCRVIAKAKNDSIAAYVISMAKVPSDVLAVKLLLKAAGASIKLPVAPLFETLEDLNNAESVMTKLLSIEWYRELIDDRQMVMIGYSDSAKDAGVMAASWAQYRAQDALIKLCDKEGVKLTLFHGRGGTIGRGGAPAHSALLSQPPGSLKGGLRVTEQGEMIRFKFGLPQVTISSLAMYASAILEANLLPPPEPKEEWKAVMNSLSDVSCAMYRDYVREQPDFVPYFRAATPELELGKLPLGSRPAKRRPTGGVETLRAIPWIFAWTQNRLMLPAWLGAGAALKHVIEKESKQAVLDEMWQEWTFFKTRIAMLEMVYAKADLWLAEYYDHCLVEKRLWPLGQKLRDQLSEDIKSVLAVSKDEALMADLPWIAESIALRNVYTDPLNVLQAELLQRSRQQEHPDPRVEQALMVTIAGVAAGMRNTG
- the gadC gene encoding glutamate:gamma-aminobutyrate antiporter, whose translation is MATSTTAPAAKQLTLLGFFAITASMVMAVYEYPTFATSGFSLVFFLLLGGLLWFIPVALCAAEMATVEGWEEGGIFAWVSNTLGERWGFAAISFGYLQIAIGFIPMLYFVLGALSYILNWPELNTDPITKTIGALVILWVLAFTQFGGTKYTASIAKVGFFAGILLPALILVGLAISYLASGAPLAIEMSTKTFIPDFTQIGTLVVFVAFILSYMGVEASATHVNEMKNPGRDYPAAMFLLMIAAICLSSIGGLSVAAVIPNSEINLSAGVVQTFEVLVTHFNSTLEWAVRIIAALLLLGVLAEIASWIVGPSRGMYVAAQKGILPKSFAKVNKNGVPVTLVISQLLITTVAIIVLTNTGGGGNMSFLIALALTVVIYLCSYFMLFLGYMHLVCKQSDKKRAFNVPGGKSFKLLIAFVGLVISILAFVVSFFPPSSLPGGADDTTYVTLLAVSFVIIFLLPFVIYAFHNKVGKSTNVSMVHIKTHNAPTNHFFIHPRARSPYHLIHNDQNKK